The Euleptes europaea isolate rEulEur1 chromosome 9, rEulEur1.hap1, whole genome shotgun sequence nucleotide sequence atttccttttatctgttttgaatctctcaccctccagctttagcagatgaccccgtgttctagtattatgggagagggagaaaaatttatccctgtccactctctccaaaccatgcataattttatagacctctatcatgtctcccctcagccgccttctttccaagctaaacagccctaagcgtcctaaccgctccccataggacagttgctctagtcccttaatcattttggttgctcttttctgcaccttctcaagctctgtaatatcctttttttaggtgtggtgaccagaactgtacacagtattccaagtgtggtctcaccatagatttgtacaagggcagtatgatatcagcagttttattctctattcctcgtctaataatggccagcatggattttgccttttttacagcagccgcacactgggttgacatcttcattgagctatccactaccaccccaagatccctttcttggtctgtcattgccagcacagatcccatcagtgtatatgtgaagttgggttttgccccaatatgcatcactttacacttgctcacattgaatctcatttgccattttaatgcccattcttccagtacgcggagatccttctggagctcttcacagtccgattttgttttaaccaccctaaataatttggtgtcatctgcaaacttggctacttcactgtttaaccccaactccaggtcattatCCAAATCTGCCTGACTGTTGTGGTTAAATGGCTGAACGTCaacaaattgaaattaaatccggacaagacagaggtaatatATTTGCAATGGGCGAGGCCTTGGGGAACCTGATGCCCCTCCTTTCTGAAGGGGTCCAGCTGACACTCAACTTAGCTAAGCACCTGCAGATTAAACTGAacccagcattactgctggagaagccagCTAAGGcgattgcaaaaaaagaaaaagaaaaacagtgttTCATCTTCTTTTAGCCTGAAAGACGGCTCCCTCTCAATCTGGCTACCATGCCCTGGGGACTACTGCCACGCACACTCTGAGTCCCTCCTCCAAGCCAACTCGGAAACTCCAGTTGCTCCAGAACGTGGCAGCTCATCCTTGCAAAGCTTTCTGCAAGTGGGTAAGGGCAACAACATGCCCTTCTTACCCCCaaaaacagaagagaaaaaaaccTGCCCCGCCATCTATTTGTGGACATTCCCCTCTACCTAATTACCTGAGCCATCCACAGAAGAAGGATGCCACATTCATCTTGCAGTTGGCGCAGCTTTGAAAGCTGTCAACTTTGGAAAACGCTGTCAAGTCATTGGGGTTTCAAggctcagaggcagtttgccactgcctgcctctgcgtagcgacgacgggacttccttggaggtctcctaccGAAGTACCGACCACGGCCAACCccgctgagcttctgagatctgatgtgactgggccagcttgggccatccaggtcagggcaaatgccATGGTAGGAGTTGCGTATTTCAAGGAAGCCAAACACAGCAGGAAGGCCTGGCTGGACAggaaggcagcaagaggggctgcGGAGCTAAGGGAAGCCTTGTGGCAGGCAGTTCATCCTCCCTGCCAGCCACCTTGAGCGCTTCCATTCTTCCACTTGTGCCCAAGAGGTGCCCGTGTGGTGCCAGCCTTGACCAACAGCCAAGACAtcaactgccccccccctccgctcAGATCAGGggggcctccctccccttccatgcAGAGGAAACATGCTTTGTTTGCAAGTGTGGTGTTCAGGCAAGCCCCACCTCCTGCCAAAGgtcagttccttttttaaaatgccaaatttAAGCCAATCTTTGCTCACCTTATGTTGGGTCTCCATCAAAAGCAACCCCTAATTTAACTCTGACGGTCTTATGCAGAGACAGACtgcctctgactggcagctgctcttcaaGGTCTCCAGCAGTTGCTGGAAATGGAACTGGGGCTCCAGAAGGCCGAGGGCTTTTACCAGGCCACGCAAAAAACACTGTCcttcaccagaagtgacgtgatggACTGACAGCGGGAGGGAATCCAAGCGCTGGCCAAGGCTTTGCACCTCAGTAACAGAGAGGGCGGCTGGCACTAAGGGCAGCCAGCAAGGAACGAAGCCGAGGGGAGGAAGGTTTGGGAGGCAAGCACCCTGAGTGTGAGAGGGCAACTCTGGCCCAGGGGCACGTCAGACTGGCAGTGGGAGCCGCAGGGCAAGAAGCAGAGCTCAGCACCAGCCTCTTGGGGGTGACACTGGCCAGACAGAACCTCCGAGGAGACCGGGGACCAAAGTCCAACACAGGACCTCCCTTTGAACCACTTCCCTGCCAAGCTGTTTTCCTCTCATGTCTGCTGAGTGAGCCGAGGGGACAGAGGAGGGATCCAGTCGAGGGGGCGGAGGTGGCGCAACAGAGCCAAGAACAGCACCACTGTGAGCAGCCCACCGCTGGCCCGTGGCAGGGGGCTCGTCTTCAGagttgctggggagaaaggcagggctcGGATGGTCCAACTGCTTCAGCACTGAAGGAAGGGGCGGGCGGGGAGGAAGCCACAGCACAATCCACATCAGGCCTCTGACCAACACACTGTCAGTtacacctggggggggggctgcgtggCTCCTCTCAGAGACACGGAGGCCGGGAGGCCACAGACTCCAAGAGGCACAGAGGCAATTGCTGCCCTCTGCCCTGTGGGAAAGCCCAAGCCTTGGCAGCCAAGAGGGCATACATGCCAGGGGCTGGGCTGGTGCGCCGTGTGCCCAACATCGGCTACTGGGGCTCCGCATCTTCTCCCAGAGCTAAAGTGACAGCATGACCAGAATTCACAGGCATCATGCTGCTCCAGCAAGGCAGCGAAGCCGGTGCAAGACATCGACACATTTATTCACAATTAATACAAAGCATGAACAGCAGATGTGATGCTGTTCTCTGACCCCACACCGGACACTCTCCGCCCCCCCATATAACCGCCTGCCCAGCACCCTCAGCCTCCTCAATCCTCTTCCCCCCAAGGTAATTCATGAGGCTCTCATCTGCCATGTCACCTCCAGAAGGGAGGTGTCCAGAAGCTTGTGTTCATGAAGCAGCCCAGAGGGCCACCCCCCAGACCCTCCGCTTGCCCCccagacccctccccccaagctcTCCCTGCCCAGAGGGAGAAACTCGCACAAAGGCCCAAAAGGTCATGGAAGTGGAACAGTCAGTGCATCAAAAAAAGGTGTGCGCACCTCCCCCCCTCAAGCAGAGGGGCCAGCAGCACTCAGGAGTGAATTGCAGAAGGAATGccctgtgccccccacccccagcagtcaAGGACACCCCGCTCCTGGGGAGGGCACAGCAGGCCTGCAGATGACTGccaagaaggaaggagaaggccGGGGGAGAGGGGTCCCAAGCCCCAGCCTCTCGCAGCACCAGCGGGCCAGCCAGCACAAGGGTCTACAGCCCCTCTTCAGCAGCCACGGGCTGTAAACTCCCGGCCTGGAGCACTTCCTCAGCTCCGCACGGGAGGCGCACATTGCTCCCCAGCCAGCCAACAAGGGGATCAATTCCCAGTCCGCAAACAGCCAGGCAGGTCCGGACGGGGGTGGTCatttccccacccctcagcaTGAAATGGGGGGCAGGAGAAGGCACGAGACAGACTCTCCATAGGGACCGGCAGCCAAGGAGGGCCGAGGGCAGGGAGGGCCCCGCCCTAGACCCCGTAGTGGGGGTGCAAGTGGTCAATGACAGACTTGACGAAGTCAGAGGTGGTGGAGTAACCGCCCATGTCTCTCGTCCGCACCTACAAGCCAACACAAGGGGGTGGAGAACAAAACGGGAGAAATGTGGCAGTGAACTGAGAagctaaatgggggggggggcaaagaaagCAGGGCAAAAGAAGAGTGCAGCCAGCCAGGCCCAGAGACAGAGAAGCAGCCACACCCCAGAGCCGAACAGAACCCCTCACCACGACACCCCCACCCTCCTTCACGCATCCTACGCCATACACACAAGGCCCCTGCAGGAACGCCCCCCGCTCCTTCCGAGCACAAAGCCAGGGATTGTGAGAAACTGCCTGAAATCTGGGTTTAATGGTGCTTTCAGCTCTGAGCTGCCAAGGAGGGTCAGAAAACTAGCCAGACCAAAGGGCCAAGCTGGCCCAGGCCCTCCTCCTTGCCTTCCCAAGACCAGCCCAGAATTCTCCCCAAGCCACAATTTCCCCTCTTTTGCAATAAAAAGGCCAAGCAGCCGTCAGCCACTTAGCCGTCAGCACTTCCTTTGGAGAAGGCAGAGAGCGCCTGCCAAAGGGAACCAGTGAGAGGGCCTTGGTCAGCAGGGCAAGAATCCtcctctctgcctgaaaccccggAGGTGGACAAGGAGGACCCCCAGACTGACTCAGGACCaaaccagaagccctgctgaacTTGCAGGCCGCATCCAAAGGGAGCCGAAAGGCAGGAAGAGCAGAAGCCACCTGGCAGGAAAGGCACAGTGCCAGCAGCCCCACTCACCTTGCCGGCCTTGATCACTCTCCTCACCGCCTCCGAGATCAGGGCCGAGTGATGCTCCAAGCTGGCCGAGAGAGATGAGACCGGTTACACAACaggtggcagggggggggggcactctctTCTTGCACCTCATCAGAATCTCCCCCTAGGAGGCAGCAGCCTGACCCAGGCCACCGGGAGAACTGCCTTTCAGGATCAGGTCCACCCCTCTTGCCtcccagcccccttgcagagaaAGGAAACTCACTTGAGGTGGCGCAGCAtgttggcagaagacagcaacatgGCGGTGGGGTTGGCGATATTCCTCCCCACAGCCTGGGCAAAGGGGTGCCGGGCACCCTAGAAAGAGATAAAGGCACAGTTGACTCCCTGCAGGGAGCCACaccaggggagaggaggaggaggggagcggCTGCTACTCACCATCTCAAAGACGGCATACTCGGCACTGTAGCTCTCTCCAGGGACCACCCCGGCCCCACCCACTAGGCCAGCTGCCAGATTGTCTATGATGTTCCCATACAAGTTGGGCATGACCAGAACGTCAAACTGGTAGggattctgcaccagctggagaaAGGAAAGAAGTGCATTCATGTGAAATGGCATCTCCCCCCTGTGGAATAACCTGCCATGGAATAAGATGAAGGAAGCAACCTCTCTGGCAAGGTTCCAGAAAGCCCCGGAAGGACGTGGAGCCTGGCCTCCTGGGAGCGTGCATCTGTGCTCTGCCCCCCTCTAGGCATTTCAAAGTTTGAATCTCAGAGTTTTGATGGGTTTGGATGTAGgcggtttgtttattttttaatttccttcatgtagagcccacctttctcactgagaatcaagGCACATTACAGAATATAAAGGAGACAGCAGGGAACTTCAATTAACCTGCAGCAGCAGGATATGAAACACAGAACTGGGCATCAGTGCAAACACACATTTTGAGAAGTACTTAAGGCATGAAATGCTGTACCACAGGAAGTGGAAAAGACAGTGCAGCAAACGGAAGGAGGTACATATACTAAACTAAGCAAGAAACTATAATCCTGTTCCCTTATAAAAGTCACCTCCTGTGCTGTTCCATTATGTGACAGTTCTCATCTCTttacaaaaatgccctcctgaaaaaTTCTGTTCAGCACTTTTTGCAAAATGGTAGTAGTATGGGGGCCTTCtggacctcctcaggcaggcccttCTACAAGGTGGGGGCCATCCCGCTGAGAATGCTCACAAGTGGGCAGCTGGCAGCCTCACCCATGGGCAAGGGGAACCTTCAGGAGGTTCTGCTCAGCCGAGTGAAGCTGCCAGGGCAAAACACAGCAAGGGTGGACATTTGGCAGGCTGGATGGGCaagacacaagcacacacacagatcCCTGCACACCAACCGACATACAAGACCCGAGGCCAAACagcagaagtggggagggggaagtcccCTTATCCTCTGCTTCGGGGTGGGGAGAGGACACCGCAGGCTGCGGACGGGGCTGACCTACCTGCATGCAGCAGTTGTCGATGATTATGGTGTCAAACTGGATCTTGGGGTACAATTCGGCCACCTCTTTGCAGCAACGCAGGAAGAGCCCGTCGGACAGCTTCCTACCAGAGAGAAAGGGAGGTGGGAATTCAAGCCGCCTGACCGGGCAAGTCTGCCTGGAACAAACCAGCAATTTTCTACGTGCTAACAAAGACATTTTGCTCTTCCGAGTCTTTTGTTAATTGCCCCACCAGGAGTCTCCTCTGGCTTTAAGGCTGCCAGGCCCTCTTGAGCCTACTGGGCCTCAGGGCTCTCTCCAGTGGTTTTCATGGTTCAGAGTTATTTTAATTGTGGCTTTGATTGTCCTGGGTGTTTTCTGTGGAGAGTGTTTTAAATAAGCTAGCATACAAGCAGTGCCCCATTGCATAAGggaagggaggagctgtggctcagtggtgaagcatctgcttggaaggcagaaggtcccaggttcaatccccgccagcatctccagttaaaagaatcaggaagcgctgtgaaagacctctgcctgagaccctggagagccgcaggtAGTCTGAATAGCCAATAATGACTCTGATGGACGGAGGGCCAGGCAGCGTCCTGTGCTCATGTCAGAGCGGCATGACCCCACGGGGGCCCATTTGTGCAGCCTTCCACGTGGTGCTTCTCTCTTTTCCACCACCATCTTTGCCCCTCCCTGAGTCACGAGGATTCCAAACCACTTCCATCCAGTTCTTATACAAACATGCTACCCTGAGCCCCTTGTGCAGGACAAAACTGTAAATAAATAGTTTCCGGAGGGTAGCCAGTTTGGGCCAGCAGTAGAAGAGCTCAATTTGGGcccaggagcacctcagagaccaacaagactctCAGGGGATGAGCCTTCAAGAaccaaagttcccttcatcattaaaaaaacaaacaaagagttTTAGCCGCTGGCAGGAGCCCCTCTGCTCTTTCTAGCACGGATTCAGAAAGTCCTCAGGGTTGGCATTGCAGTGCTCCAACCCCAAACGTTGCCCAATCTCCCCCTGTGTAAACATAAgagcacaagaacataagaacggccctgctggatcagaccaaggcccatcaagtccagcagtctgttcacacaggggctcCGGAACCGCTCCACAAGGAGCACTTTCCTGCCATGCTGAGATGCCTTCTCCTGGCTTAGTTCAAGGCTGCCTGTTTCCCAGGACAAGAGATGGAGCTGCCAAAGAGGAACAGCTCCAGCAGGCCTCCCTGCTACCAATCCAGTGCCTGAACAAGGGAGGCAGGTTCCTCATCCTGGCCAGCGCCCCACAGCGGGAGACGCACCAGCACGGATTGAGGGAAAGAATATGGAAGCAGCTGGGAGAAGCGGATTGAGCCCCTCAGGCAAGGTGGGGACAAGGAAACAGGGCGGAGCCGGGGGCCTCCCACTGGCACTCACATTATGTTGGCTTTGTGCACAGCCGTGACCTTGGAACGGCCCTTCTTGGTGGCGTAATCAAAAGCAAACTTGGCGATGCGCTGTGACTTGGCCCGGGTGATGATCTTCAGGCACTCAATGACCCCCTTTACGCTCTGAGCACAGAAACAAACGTGAGCTGCAGCCCTTCCCTGTGGCAAAACTCTCCagagcccctctcctccacacaccTTGGAGGTTAAGCACAGCctgagagacacccccccccccccggaggaaggacatttttatCCACTCAGCCGTGACGCCATCTCCCCTGGCTAGGCTCCACAGTGTGGAGATCGGCCATTCCCTGCAGAGCACAGCCAGCAGGTGCTCCCTGTGCTGCAGAGACAGGCGTCGAGCCCCACCTCGTGCTCCAGGGAGCTGTACTCCCCCTCGGTCTGCTCTCGGATGATCACCAGGTCCAGATTATTGTGCCGCGTTTTATAGCCAGGCAGGCTGCTCACATGCACTACATTGGCAAAGAGGTCGAGTTTACGCCTGCGGGAGGGAACAGAGCTCAGGACGGTCTTCCCCACAGAGCTCCCCGTGAACACAGGCTAACACATCCCAGCATTACACCAACCTGTCCCGCTGCCCCAAATCCTCCAATCAGCTCTCGCTgcgcttttgggggggggaagtcccctAAAAAGGACCCAGCTGCCCTGACTCAAGGCTGCCCCTCCTGTCAACCGCAGAGAGAGCAAGAAGAGCCGGACAACTCAGGCAGCAGCTGGGGCTGGGCTTTGCATGGGTGCCCTGCGGGGACTGccaggtcccgtcccccccagTGCAGCGTGAGTGTCCTCTGTCAAGTCTGCTGATGCATACCTGAGCCTCATGTCATATGAGGCAAGTTCCCCTTTGTACTCCATGGGGGTGTGGATCTTTCCTGCAAGATAAAAGAGACACCCCCCCATCAGAAAGGTGCAAGAGAGGCAGCCACCAGCTCCCTTCTAGGCACATCAACAGGTCCACTTTTGAGACCTCCCTGTGTTTCACTTATACTGTTCTCAGTAATCATGACAACAGCAGGCCAGTAAGTCGACCCCCTCCTCTACACAAGGAGTGCGAATGGGTTCCATATCCTGGATCCAGCAGCCAGTTCAGCCAGAACCCCCCCTCCCTGTGCCCCCCCTCCATACCTATTAGGGCCACTTTGCTCTTCTTCATGGAGTTGAGAAACTCATCCAGCTTCTCCTCCGAAGCCATGTTCTGCACCTCGCTCAGGTGGTGCTCTTCAAACTCCACAGGGACAGAAGCTGCCTGCAGGAAATCAAGACCGGTCAACCGGGCAATGCCAGTGGAAGAGGGGGCTGATGTGGGGCCTCCCCCTTCCTGTCAATCTCCAACCACCTGTCAGACCGGCATACAAGCCCATGATGGCTTACAAGCACAAGTGGTAATCTTGCGTGACCGAGACGGTTACTTCCACTGAACTCTGTTGCTCAGGGAGCCCCCAGGGGTAGAAAGGTGGCAGGCGTTTGTGTCACTGCCACTGCAGTACAAAGCA carries:
- the IDH3B gene encoding isocitrate dehydrogenase [NAD] subunit beta, mitochondrial, with the protein product MLPGDGVGPELMHSVKEVFKAASVPVEFEEHHLSEVQNMASEEKLDEFLNSMKKSKVALIGKIHTPMEYKGELASYDMRLRRKLDLFANVVHVSSLPGYKTRHNNLDLVIIREQTEGEYSSLEHESVKGVIECLKIITRAKSQRIAKFAFDYATKKGRSKVTAVHKANIMKLSDGLFLRCCKEVAELYPKIQFDTIIIDNCCMQLVQNPYQFDVLVMPNLYGNIIDNLAAGLVGGAGVVPGESYSAEYAVFEMGARHPFAQAVGRNIANPTAMLLSSANMLRHLNLEHHSALISEAVRRVIKAGKVRTPDMGGYATSHDFTQAVITALGE